A stretch of DNA from Campylobacter concisus:
AAATTCGCCCACTCTAACGTTTCCAGCAAGGGCTGCATTTGGGCTGATGTGAGCAAATTTACCTATCACACACTCATGCTCTATTACCACACCAGAGTTTATGATAGCGCCCTCTTTTATGCAAGCTTTTGCGTTTATCACAGCATTTGGCATGACAACTACGCCTTTTTCTATCACAGCACTTTCGCTCACAACCGCGCTTTTATGGATCAAATTTACTATCTCAAAGCCAGCAGCCTCTACTTTTTGGCTGATCTTTTGCCTTATTTTGTTTTCGCCAATAGCTATTATGATATCGGCTTTTTCGAGCTCTGGGCTAAATTTGAACTCACTAGCATCATCTAAAAAAACTATCTCATCATAGCCGTTGCTTCTAGCGATATCAGCGACCACAAGGCCATGCCCACTCGCTCCGTAGATGTAAATTTTCTTAGTTTTTGCCATTAAATTTCTCCGTCGTCGCCTGCCCCTCTTTGCTGACGTCACTTCGTTTTAGTACCTTTTCGATAGTCTGTAAGGCAATCTTTACGTCAAGTATAAAGCTTAAATTTTTAGCGTAATAGACGTCGTATTCAAATTTTTTCTCCCAGCTTATGGCGTTTCTGCCATTTACCTGCGCTAGGCCCGTGATACCAGGACGCACGTCGTGGCGGTGCTTTTGCGTTTCGTTATAGATGGGTAGATATTCAACCAAAAGCGGCCTTGGTCCAATAAAGCTCATGTCGCCTTTTAGTACATTAAAGAGCTGTGGTAGCTCATCAAGGCTAAGAGAGCGGATCAGTTTGCCAAATCTACCAAGCCTTTGCTCATCTGGCAAAAGCTCGCCATTTGCGTCACGCTCATCGCTCATCGTCTTAAATTTATAAATTTTAAAAATTTTCTCATTAAAACCTGGTCTTTCCTGCGTAAAAATGACATCACGGCTTACCTTAAAATAGATAAAGATCGCCGTTGCTATGATG
This window harbors:
- the pglD gene encoding UDP-N-acetylbacillosamine N-acetyltransferase, whose product is MAKTKKIYIYGASGHGLVVADIARSNGYDEIVFLDDASEFKFSPELEKADIIIAIGENKIRQKISQKVEAAGFEIVNLIHKSAVVSESAVIEKGVVVMPNAVINAKACIKEGAIINSGVVIEHECVIGKFAHISPNAALAGNVRVGEFTHVGIGSSVIQGISIGSSCIIGAGSVVVRDIKDGTKAYGVPACERAKI
- the pglC gene encoding undecaprenyl phosphate N,N'-diacetylbacillosamine 1-phosphate transferase, with protein sequence MYRNFLKRVIDILGALFLLVLTSPIIIATAIFIYFKVSRDVIFTQERPGFNEKIFKIYKFKTMSDERDANGELLPDEQRLGRFGKLIRSLSLDELPQLFNVLKGDMSFIGPRPLLVEYLPIYNETQKHRHDVRPGITGLAQVNGRNAISWEKKFEYDVYYAKNLSFILDVKIALQTIEKVLKRSDVSKEGQATTEKFNGKN